In the genome of Thermoproteus tenax Kra 1, the window ATAGTCAGAGTTATGGGCCCATTGCTTACGACGAGCAGCTCTCCCTTGCCGCGGACTTCCCTCACGGGCCCCTCAGCTATCTGCGGATACCTTCTCCTGAGCCTATAAAGGGCCGTCAACGCGCTCATAAGCGCGGGGGCCGGCTTGAAGTCGTCCAGAGGCCTCCTGTTAGTGTGATCCGCCGCAAGTCCCTCGGCGCAGTGCTCCCCGCCGGCGTAGACGCCCGGGATCCCGGGCATAGAGAATATGAATGCATACGCCATCACGGCTCTCCGCGGGTCGCGCGCCAGAGAGCAGAACCTATCTGTGTCGTGGTTTTCAATGAAGGTGTACATATAGCGTAGTTGGGAGGGCGCCACCCTCGCGAGATAGCGCCTTATCCTTGATGCGAAATCGTCTGCGCTTATTCTATCAAGCGCAAAGAAGTCGATAAGGGCCTCGTATAACTCATAGGCCGTGAAGCCGTGGTGGACGCCCAGATACGCCGTAGGATCGCCCGTATGCTCGGCGAGAAGATAGTGGGACATCCTCAAGTCGCCTAAGAGCTTCTCCCAGACCCAGGGAGGTATGCCATGAGCTACGTCGAAGCGAAAGCCGTCGGCTCTATCGCTCCAGAAGGCTAACACCGACTTGGCGTACTGCAGCGCCTCCTCCTTTGAATAGTCCAACCTGGGCATAGTCCACACGCTCATAAACGTCTCATACGGCGGAGATCCTCGGAAGAACATCGCCCATTGGGATCTCGGCAGACTCCGAGCGATATCTATGGCGTATTGAGCAAGCTTCTCGTCTCTTATGAAGAACAATTCCCTTCTGTTGAAGACTCTGGACTTGAGGCCCACATGATGGAGGACTACATCAAGCACTATGGATAACCCCACAGATTTAGCGCGCGCCCTGAGCTCCTCGTAGGCCTCAAGTCCTCCCAATATATCGTCTACGTCCTTGTGGTCTAGAACATCGTATCGGTGGTAGCTCATTGCGGGATATATTGGATGCAGATAGATAGCGTCGGCTAGCTCGGCTATATACTCCACCATATCAGCTATATCCCGTAGAGTCCCGCCGCAGAAGTCTCGCCTCAAGTCCCTACAATCGAGACGCCGTTTGACTCTATCGGGCATGACCTCGTAGAGGGCCAACGGAGCCCACCTAGGTCTTGGAAACTCCCTAACTCTTTCAACTCTTATTGACGTATTGCAACACGCAATGTAGTACGGAGGGCCTCGTATTATCGATTTGTAGAGTACACTTCTTCCAACACGCGCCAACGGCTCAGGCCTTCCGCAACGCTCGCCGCAGATGATCGGCTCCTCGACAGCGTAGACGCGAACCTCCACCTCGTCTCCAAAGGTGCCTACGTAGTATGGCGACGGCGCATGTAACAGTGGACCTGGCGGCTCTAGATTGCATTTGACTTCGTCCAGCTTGACGCCGCCGACGGAAAGATGGAACGAATAACTGCCGGGCGGCAGCCGCAGCTTTGTGCACGACTTACCATTAATCTCGCTTAAGGGAAGACCGCCCTCCAAACCTCCCGTGAGCGAGGACACAAGGTACACTCTCCCCGAAGTCTGCGAGCACACCTCGACCTCGGCCACGACGCCGAAATACCAGTCGGGGGCCCACCTCTTGATGGCGCAGTCCATTAAATAGAGTTTTGAGCTTCATTATTATGGAGTACGCCATTGGCAAGAGGACCGTGAGGATACGCCTGGGCGGCGTCCCCTTAGTGGAGTTCTCGTTGCCCGAGGGGGAGCCGAGGCCGCGCGTGGAGATATCAGGGGAGGTCGTCAAGGCCGAGTGTTGCGGCGTCAGCTCTGCGATAACTATCTCGACGGACGGAGGAAAGACCACAATCTCGAAGGAGCTGGCCCTCGACGAGCACGTGCTCGGGTTAGGCGAGAGGGCGATGCCGGTGGATAGGAGAAGGGCCGTGGCGGTTATGTTCAACTTCGACGCATATGGCCACATTCCCTTCATGGACCCCCTCTATGTCTCAATACCCCTCGCCATATTCGTGAAAGGGGGCAAGGCGTTCGGCATTCTAGTGAACTCGCCTGCGTACTCAGTGTTCGATATGGGGGTAAGGAGCTACAGCTCGGCTGTAATCGAGGTGGAGGATCTGCCCGAGATCTACTTAATATTTGGGCCGACCCCCATGGAGGTATTGGAGACATACGCCGAGATAACAGGCAAGCCGTTTCTACCCCCTCGTTGGGCCCTGGGGTATCAGATTTCGAGGTACAGCTACGAGCCGCAAGACTATGTGCTCATGGTTGTCGACAAACTGTTGTCCGAGGTCCCTCTGGACGCAGTCTATCTTGATATCGACCACATGGAAGACTACAAGATCTTCACGTGGGATCGCAGAAAGTTCCCGAGCCCACACGAGCTCATCTCGGAGCTTCACGGAAGGGGCGTCAGAGTCGTCCCCATAGTGGACCCCTATGTTAAGGTTGAGCCCGGATATAGAGTATTTGAGGGGGGTCTCCGTTATATGATGACGACGAAGAGAAACGAGCTCTATATAGCCAGAGGGTGGCCTGGCCTCTCAACATTGCCGGACTTCCTCAACAGAAAGACTAGGGAGTGGTGGGCCCAGCTAGTCGAGGCTTACGTAAAGGAGTACGATGTAGATGGCATTTGGTTGGACATGAACGAGCCTACGGTGTTCGGAGCCGATATAGAGGGCTGGGCCAAGATTAGGTCAGAGGCGGCGGCAGGCCTCAAGCCTATGCCGTTGCCGAGGGAGGAGTTGTTCAAGAGAACCGCGGCCGGGGCTGTACATAGACTAGACGACGGCAAAGTAGTGGAGCACGAGAGGGCCCACAACGCATACGCCTACTATGAGGCGATGGCCACCTACGAGGGTCTGGCAAGGGCGGGCAAGAGGCCGTTCGTGTTATCCCGCGCAGGCTATGCCGGCATTCAGAGGTACGCGGCTGTGTGGACGGGCGATGTTGTGGCCTCGTGGGATGGCTTGAGGGCAGCTCTAATGGCTGTACTGGGCCTTGCAGCCTCGGGCGTCCATATGGTTGGAGCCGACGTGAGCGGATTTGCAGGCTACAGCGATCCCGAGCTTGTGGTCAGATGGTATCAAGCCTCTCTATTTTTCCCGCTCTTTCGTCAACATAAAGGCCGGGAAGGCAACGACGTAGAGTTCTTCGCACTCCCCGCTAAATACAGAGAGGCCGTAATAGAGGCTATAAAGCTCCGCTATAGGTTTCTGCCGTACCTCTGGCATCTGGCGTGGGAGGCCCACTTGACGGGCCGCCCCATAATAAGGCCGCTCCCACTGGAGTTTCCGGAGGACGAGGACTCCTACTCTGTCAATGATCAAT includes:
- a CDS encoding alpha-amylase family glycosyl hydrolase — translated: MDCAIKRWAPDWYFGVVAEVEVCSQTSGRVYLVSSLTGGLEGGLPLSEINGKSCTKLRLPPGSYSFHLSVGGVKLDEVKCNLEPPGPLLHAPSPYYVGTFGDEVEVRVYAVEEPIICGERCGRPEPLARVGRSVLYKSIIRGPPYYIACCNTSIRVERVREFPRPRWAPLALYEVMPDRVKRRLDCRDLRRDFCGGTLRDIADMVEYIAELADAIYLHPIYPAMSYHRYDVLDHKDVDDILGGLEAYEELRARAKSVGLSIVLDVVLHHVGLKSRVFNRRELFFIRDEKLAQYAIDIARSLPRSQWAMFFRGSPPYETFMSVWTMPRLDYSKEEALQYAKSVLAFWSDRADGFRFDVAHGIPPWVWEKLLGDLRMSHYLLAEHTGDPTAYLGVHHGFTAYELYEALIDFFALDRISADDFASRIRRYLARVAPSQLRYMYTFIENHDTDRFCSLARDPRRAVMAYAFIFSMPGIPGVYAGGEHCAEGLAADHTNRRPLDDFKPAPALMSALTALYRLRRRYPQIAEGPVREVRGKGELLVVSNGPITLTILRRGGLIEIKTPEGFLDL
- the malA gene encoding alpha-glucosidase MalA → MEYAIGKRTVRIRLGGVPLVEFSLPEGEPRPRVEISGEVVKAECCGVSSAITISTDGGKTTISKELALDEHVLGLGERAMPVDRRRAVAVMFNFDAYGHIPFMDPLYVSIPLAIFVKGGKAFGILVNSPAYSVFDMGVRSYSSAVIEVEDLPEIYLIFGPTPMEVLETYAEITGKPFLPPRWALGYQISRYSYEPQDYVLMVVDKLLSEVPLDAVYLDIDHMEDYKIFTWDRRKFPSPHELISELHGRGVRVVPIVDPYVKVEPGYRVFEGGLRYMMTTKRNELYIARGWPGLSTLPDFLNRKTREWWAQLVEAYVKEYDVDGIWLDMNEPTVFGADIEGWAKIRSEAAAGLKPMPLPREELFKRTAAGAVHRLDDGKVVEHERAHNAYAYYEAMATYEGLARAGKRPFVLSRAGYAGIQRYAAVWTGDVVASWDGLRAALMAVLGLAASGVHMVGADVSGFAGYSDPELVVRWYQASLFFPLFRQHKGREGNDVEFFALPAKYREAVIEAIKLRYRFLPYLWHLAWEAHLTGRPIIRPLPLEFPEDEDSYSVNDQYMVGPYLMVAPHLRPASSRRSVYLPPGVWMDYWGGTVHLGPSWIESTAEIPLYVRRGSAILGEGLLMVYGDGRWLIYHGDEEARTMEVKAAGDVVELSGDVVEIEELLVLGARYSRAEVDGADRPVVNDTLGTRVEVGGRARVIKLR